A genomic window from Spiroplasma endosymbiont of Labia minor includes:
- a CDS encoding Mur ligase family protein, translated as MISVNKEIIPVLKRFANEYNLNKVLTRDNLNNSFDVINIVGTNGKGSTSFYLSQGLKTSFNKVGLFLSPAFIYHNERIQINNEPISDLDLLRIIKQIDDDIIQFNLTFFEIWTLIAAIYFKENNIDIAILEAGIGGVLDSTNLFSRQVLTCLTSVSLDHQEILGNTVEEIIMQKIGIVKFQKPIIISMDNYEYYDLIRYKLRTITNKIYLANICSEDYIFQKGNKGLVKEALIFFKINNFECLNLAPPLGRMTVLQSKPLLVIDGAHNVNAIEKLTIQFKDTENLNVICGFSKEKDTSKMYKILTNNFKNVTRISFNHIKAETGNYPNWEIVLQKLMNENENVLICGSLYFIPQVYEWYIKG; from the coding sequence ATGATTTCAGTAAATAAAGAAATAATTCCAGTCTTAAAAAGATTTGCAAATGAATATAATTTAAATAAAGTTTTAACAAGAGATAATCTTAATAATTCATTTGATGTCATAAACATTGTGGGAACAAATGGTAAAGGATCAACTAGCTTTTATTTATCGCAAGGTTTAAAAACAAGTTTTAATAAAGTAGGTTTGTTTTTATCGCCCGCTTTTATCTATCACAATGAAAGAATACAAATTAATAATGAACCAATTTCTGATTTGGATCTTTTAAGAATAATTAAACAAATTGATGATGATATAATTCAATTCAATTTAACATTTTTTGAAATATGAACTTTAATTGCTGCAATTTATTTTAAAGAAAATAATATAGATATAGCAATTTTAGAAGCGGGAATAGGTGGAGTTTTAGATTCTACAAATTTATTCTCAAGACAAGTATTAACTTGTCTCACATCGGTATCATTAGACCATCAAGAAATTTTAGGTAATACTGTTGAAGAAATAATAATGCAAAAAATAGGTATAGTTAAATTTCAAAAGCCAATTATAATTTCTATGGATAATTATGAATATTATGATTTAATTAGATATAAATTAAGAACAATTACAAATAAGATATATTTAGCAAATATTTGTAGTGAAGATTATATCTTTCAAAAAGGTAATAAAGGTTTAGTAAAAGAAGCTTTAATTTTCTTTAAAATTAATAATTTTGAATGTTTAAATCTTGCACCGCCATTAGGAAGAATGACAGTTTTGCAATCAAAACCATTATTAGTTATAGATGGAGCACATAATGTTAATGCAATAGAAAAACTTACAATACAATTTAAAGATACAGAAAATTTAAATGTTATTTGTGGTTTTAGTAAAGAAAAAGACACAAGTAAAATGTATAAGATTCTTACTAACAATTTTAAAAATGTAACAAGGATAAGTTTTAATCACATAAAAGCAGAAACTGGTAATTATCCAAACTGAGAAATTGTTTTGCAAAAATTAATGAATGAGAATGAAAATGTATTAATTTGTGGAAGTCTTTATTTTATTCCGCAAGTGTATGAGTGATATATTAAGGGGTAG